Genomic window (Salvelinus namaycush isolate Seneca chromosome 27, SaNama_1.0, whole genome shotgun sequence):
CGAGATGGGCAGACTAGATGAAGAGGGTTGAGTCTATTCTCTTGTGATGACTGGCTGTTAATGCTAGTGGTTCTACCTGTTACACCTGCTCTTACCTCacctttcctccctccccctctgcctctcccATGTGTCAGCTGAGCCACAGAGGGATCGGCAGTAGCAGGGATCGTCTAACCACAAACGAACTGCCCCTATCTACAGATAAAGGAAGAGTGTTAGCCCTAACATTTTCTCTTCATTCATTTTTGCTGTCTTTCCACCCTGGCTCCttgggagagaagagagtagcTTGTCTGCTGTTCTCCCGTTCTCTCGTTCTGTCCTCCCTGTCCTGGGATCtaatgcagtaacagccctaggATATTGACTGAAACAGGTGGAGGATCCCGCCAGGGCTCAACACAGGCACAGTATGGGTGACGAAAGCTACAACTTTGTTTTCAAAGGTGAGTGTTTTGTTTGTCAAAGAATCTGATTCTATAAGGGAAAAAATCCCCCATTCTCTGGTTTGCGCACAAAGCCTTTGGGCTTAGCTTAGGGGTGCAAAGGTtagagtgtgagagagaagtTTGATCTTTGGTGTTGTTTAATATTTTTAGGGAAGAGAGGTGACATGGAAAGCAGGAAGTAGCTTCCTGGGCAAGGCAGAGAACCAATGTGACAAGGAAAGCAGGAAGTAGCTTCCTGGGCATGGCAGAGAACCAATGTGACCTTTGACCTAAAAGAGGGTTATATTGACTACTGTGGCTTATTTGTTTTTGTAATAGGTTTTTGTCACCTTACTGACAATATGCACTTGTGGAGAATAAGGTTTAACAGTGTCAAGAGTAATTACTGTATTTTCATAGTTTCCAATCCGGGCTAGGCATGCACCTCTTTGACACCAAGTCTGGTGATGTTAGGTAGGGTAGTGGGTACACGTGATGTGTCAGAATGATGCTAGAGCAGGGTGAAGTGGGGTTGAGAGAAGTAACAGTTCCTTATTCTGTTTTATGTAGCAGAGAGTCATGCTACCTCATATGgtacaggaggttggtggaaccTTAACTGGGGAGGACGGCCTCGTGGTAAAGGCTaaagcggaataggtggaatgggaTCAAATATGgtgtgtttccatgtgtttgatgccattccatttgctccattcgagccattattatgagccgtcctcccctcagcagcctcctgtgctacAGTTATACCTGAAACATCTAACATTGCACCTAAGTCATGATTCTTTTCACCATTGAGAAATGCAGTATTGATATATTACACTTGATAATATGTCTGTCATCCTTTAGTGGTTCTGATTGGTGAGTCTGGTGTTGGGAAGAGCAACCTGCTGTCACGCTTCACCAAGAATGAGTTTAACCATGACAGCCGCACCACCATCGGAGTGGAGTTCAGCACCCGCACTGTTCAGCTGGATACCGCCACAATCAAGGCTCAGATCTGGGACACGGCAGGGCTGGAGAGATACAGAGCCATCACCTCAGcgtgggtacacacacacacacacacacacacacacacacacacacacacacacacacacacacacacacacacatacactccgtgtacacaatacacacacaggaaTACAGAGATCTACAGAGCCAATCACCTCAGAATGAATAGATACACACAGATATTTGCAAACACATGTATGCAAACCCACCCACCAAGTGAACATATTTCTCTGACTCCACTCGtctgattctctctctgtctctgtctctctgtgtgtgtgtgtttccaggtaCTACAGAGGGGCAGTGGGTGCTCTCCTGGTGTATGACATCACCAAGCACCTAACCTATGAGAGTGTGGAACGTTGGCTGAAGGAGCTGTACGATCACGCTGACCCTCACATCCTGGTCATGCTGGTTGGCAACAAGAGTGACCTGGAGACCCTGAGGACCGTGCCCACCGTGGAGGCCAAGGAATTTGCAGGTGATCATTTACGTAGTTAGCAGTTACTTACTAGTTACAGTAGTTTCAGTTAATCTTGGTTAACCCAGAACAAAAATCTTGGGTAATTTGGTTAAGTGCAgaatctgtccacgagagattagttACCAGTTATCTACTACTTGCTTACCAGTTACCAGTCAGCAGTTAGTTAGCAGTTAGTTAccagttaacttaatagttacTTACTAATTGCCAGGTATTTATCAGTTACCAGTTACTTAGTTACCAGTTAGACAAGTGTGCAATATGCAGTCAATGACAGTTCTAAAGTGACAGAATATTGCAACAATTTTCATATTGTTTTTTCATAGTATAGCATATACATTTCTGACAGTAATGCGAAACAATTACCAGCTTTGCACCAATGACAAGTAATTCTATGGTTGGTTCTTCATGGCATGATTGAGTATGATGTATGTGAGAATATAGTCAACAAGGTATTCGTTCTCATGCAGAAAAGAAGGGCATCTTATTTATGGAGACGTCAGCTCTGGATTCTACCAACGTTGAAGCTGCTTTCCAGGAAGTTCTCACAGGTTCTTATTATGTTGCTCTTGTGCTTCATACCTTTATCTACAAAACGTTAGACAACAGCATGTCATGTGAATCTCTATTATTCTTCTGTGTGCACTTTTCTGCCGTGCACCTtttatgtgatgtgtgtgtttatgacgTGAACATTTCTGTTACCCCCAGCGATCCACAAAAAGGTGGCCAGTCGAGAGGTGACCCGCGGGTCAATCAGTGCCGTGACCCTGTCCAGTGCTACTGGAACGGCTAGCGAAGTCCAGGAGGAACGTAGGACCTGCTGCAAGAACCTCTGACCGGTTCTGACTAGCTCTGACCGGTTCTGACGGTTCTTTCCGGTATTAAACAGAATCTTCCTACTCTGTCCTCATTCAGGATTAAGGGAGTCTATGTTGATGACTACAGGAGGCATAGctgtgggaagtaggggtgctgagggtgctgcagcacccacCTGAAAATGaaagtgcactgggcctttactagtattGTATTAGAAGACCCATATACATTctgccaaccccccccccccccccccccaccgtcGGCAAAAATATCACAGCACCCCAACCACCGAACATCTTCCCACATCTATGACAGGAGGGCTGTCTAAACCAAAGACCAGGCAGTCCACAAGACACAGGCCACATTTACACTTTGTCAATAAATACACTATTGGTGTCACCTATATTCTCCCTGTTTGGCGAAAGGTTGCAGACCACTTGAAAATATTGGtgtggaaagtttttttttttatgcttGTTATGTATTATCTACCAAATAAGTCTTGTTGGGGTCTATTTGAAAGGAGGAACTGCATTATTTTTGGATATTCAACATGTGCATGTATTGTTTGTAACCAAGATGAAAAAACTGAATGAGGTTTTGTGTTGACTAAATGGGAACACTTGTAAAGGTTTTAACTTAAGTTAATGAATAGTATGTGTGGCTCGGAGACTGGTTCGAGACCAAGTAGAAAAGTAACTTGATTCATGAATTTGAAATATTGACGTTTGATATTACAACAACTATGCACTGTATCTAATCTTTTGTAGACATGTCTTTTATGACAAACTTGTATCATTAATCTTTGTGATAGAAAAAATGCTTAGAGATTTCGGAGTTCATTCACTATTAATTTGCTATTCTCCTGTAGAGGGCAGTGCTGTTTTAAATACATCTATGGTGTCTCCAAAATACACAGTTGAAAGTGATGTCTCCGTATCAGATCTGCTATTCGTATCTAACTTTACCTCACACATATATAAGCAGTAGTTTATGAAGAGCACACACACAGGAGTTTCAATCTTAGAATTAAACTGCCCTAAATGGATGGCGTCATCTATAATTGAGTCAGTCTGGGTGTGGTGCttatgtgagtgtttgtgtgggtCATGGCGTGTATCATCctctcaacaacaaaaacactCCCACACATAGCCTATACCTGTCTCTTTCCCActcacacatggacacacacagttAGAGTGGACAGCCGTGCAGCCTATGCGCTTCTATAGAGATGATTGACAGGTTAGTGCTGTCACATGACAGATGAGAACCCCTGAGGTGGCTACCTGTCTGCTTCTGGGGCACGTCTACAGATGACATTACCACGACACCATTCTAATGGAGTGAGGGATTCCATCTCACACCCATAGAAAAAAGCCTAAACAAACCTGGTTTTGGATCAAGCATTTTGAGTGTGGGCATGTGAACATGTCTGTATAAAAGTGTCTGTagccatagagaatgatagagtcctctagtggccaaaaggccaTTTTAGCATgggctgcaccattgagagcttccaccattttaatgtagtcagcTGGATgagacttccaacttcattggctgatccctcctggtgaccctgttgAAGTCATGTCCAACCAGGTCATCAGTAAGGATTGTGAAGAAGGAAATTGACTaattcaaaatggagatggcctcaatggcgctgcccatgctgtcacagtcgctgtaatggcacagatacaaagaggAGTCCACTATCAATCTATGGTTTGTAGCTCATCTGTGGACCATGGTATAAATTCATTTTTTATGTAGCTCAGCCAAGGGAGTATAAATCTCCACTATTGGTGGTTAGTGACATTCATTACAGATATTGCTCTGTCTCTGTTTCACAGATGTCTACAGAGAacctttactgtgtgtgtgtgtgtgtgtgtgtgtgtgtgtgtgtgtgtgtgtgtgtgtgtgtgtgtgtgtgtgtgtgtgtgtgtgtgtgtgtgtgtgtgtgtgtgtgtgtgtgtgtgtgtgtgtgtgtgtgtgtgtgtgtctcaactGGAAATGATCACATAGGTTTCATTACAATTATTTTATGAAAGCAAAATACTGAGGTTTCTGCACGCGGCAGTAAATGTTTAATAATTTCCTGTGAATTATGATATTGTTATAGACAGGGGGAAAACATATGGTTTGATAATCGGGACAGGCTGAGCTGGATCTACAGGTTGAGGAGATTGATCTTGAAGTCCGTAAATCTCAGTTTGCTTCAAATAAAGGTGAGGGAGATCATGAAAAAACATATCAAGACCTATTGCACTGTGGAGTGGGATAGGAAAGCTCTCAGGCAGCATGAGATTtgttactctactgtactctgtgcATTTGACCGAATTCCCCAAATGCTTCCCAGATTTTCTTGTCTGACTGCGGTTTGACCCCTAGCTATGGAAGGTAAGTTGGAGAGTGGTCTTAGTAAGCGTGGGTATATGGCCATTATGCCTAGCCTGTAAAACCCTGTGTAAACCTTGGGATTCATTCATGGCGAATGGTTGAGTACCACGGAGCCTTTAAAACACCAACACTGGTCCTATGTCTCCCCGTTTCAGTTTTTATGTGAGTAGTTGCTATCCGTCCACTCCGCTCTACGCTCGATTGGCGTCTGATTAACGTGAGGATTTACGATTGTCGCACCCCACCTGTGTTTTATCGCGACCCCTACGACCTCTGCATTCACCCTGATCCTTGACCGCAGAGAGCATGGACCTCTCCCCAACCCCAGTGGGGAATCTATCTAATGGAATCCACCGGTGCCCTGTAAAGTGATGGATGACTAAAATGATGGATGTCaatctctcgctcgctctctttctctctataactctcgctctctctctcactctttctctttctctcttcactaTACTGCACTATGTTGCACCTAGACCTAGGTACAAGATATGATCTGGTGGAGACCCTTCTGGTAACTACAGTATCCACAGACAGAATGCAGCCATCAGATATCTCTCCAGCCTATCCAGCAGTGTTTACTGTAAGGTTAACCATGAAGTGATTAGCATATTAGCTGTGTTTATGGTTGATCTGGTGTTACAGCTCAGCCTAGGGACAGATCAGCCTGGCTCCTGAGGTTGGACAGGGAGTTTGGTAAATTTGTCCTCCTGTCTGAAATGTTCAAAGAGGCACTCTGTGACCGATCAGGTTTCAAACTGGGTCATTGGCACTGGCATAAGAATGTTACCCTGCTGAACTCTAACTCAATCCCCATTTCACAGGCAAGGTTACTTACTCATGGTTCAACTCCAGGCCAGGGAAGCTTTGTTCCATtccatcctcctcccctccatACCCTCCTACCTCTGTATGGAGAGCTGACTAGTGGTGCAGGCTCTAATCAGACATGTATTGATCAGACTGGCTGGGACGAGGGCGGAGCATTAGGTTTACAGTCAAGGAGGTCTAAATATTCTCTAGggctgtggagtgtgtgtgtgtgtgtgtgtgtgtgtgtgtgtgtgtgtgtgtgtgtgtgtgtgtgtgtgtgtgtgtgtgtgtgtgtgtgtgtgtgtgtgtgtgtgtgtgtgtgtgtgtgtgtgtgtgtgtgtgtgtgtgtgtgtgactcttccTAAAATGTTTGTACTTGTTCTGCGTAATTTTGGCTGGCGGTGTCTGACTGTCCATTTGTGGATacatttgatacatttttcgtaaaggaaaagcaagtgtaaattacacatttcagaagcatttttaaacctcaaatacaataAAAGTTTAAAAGTTCTCCTAAACCAGGGTGTTCatattaagatccaacatctgtagaGATTACTATAGATCTTCCACTATATACTGCATGGCTACATTCTACTGACCTCTACATGTGTAAGGAAGGCTATCTCTCTGTGTTGGACTATGTCATCTACAGT
Coding sequences:
- the LOC120022755 gene encoding ras-related protein Rab-25-like; its protein translation is MGDESYNFVFKVVLIGESGVGKSNLLSRFTKNEFNHDSRTTIGVEFSTRTVQLDTATIKAQIWDTAGLERYRAITSAYYRGAVGALLVYDITKHLTYESVERWLKELYDHADPHILVMLVGNKSDLETLRTVPTVEAKEFAEKKGILFMETSALDSTNVEAAFQEVLTAIHKKVASREVTRGSISAVTLSSATGTASEVQEERRTCCKNL